Proteins from a genomic interval of Osmia bicornis bicornis chromosome 11, iOsmBic2.1, whole genome shotgun sequence:
- the LOC114873921 gene encoding neurogenic locus protein delta isoform X2: protein MVYEYRVTCVAHYYGKGCENLCRPRDDNFGHYSCSPTGQRVCLSGWKGDYCNTARCLPGCDEQHGHCNRPDECICHNGWKGAYCDQCVRYPGCLHGSCQKPWECLCDEGWGGLFCNQDLNYCTNHKPCMNGGTCFNTGQGSYTCSCAPGFTGTDCQTPLLDCHSKPCLNGGSCNMEPSYSNSSLATGIGVPKTSVDASSSRQHHRAAYRCTCPPGWRGRHCEITSRSCRDSPCHHGATCEDDSLRGYVCRCMAGYTGNDCESHLVECSPNPCANGATCTDIVNPFGYRCSCPAGFTGERCETNIDDCQGDPCLNGGTCMDLINQFRCQCVPGYVGRLCQDKVDYCLAKPCANGGRCISGTNDYRCACRPGFTGKDCSVDVDECRSAPCRNGGTCLNRVNGFLCECPEGWHGNTCAEEVGSGTAILPAAAVAASSPSNTAAAVPAVPPSGASYWSGNLSKHVASAEPRDAGLTTEHVVVIATLSTAVPAFVLVAAVAVMCMKRRQKREQAKADEEARLQNERNAVHSSMSKRSGGVMGGVGGGAGVGPTGGGGVGIGSVGLLGGGGSGMISGGGGGSVCTLGTGDAHMIKNTWTANKSVNNAASARQDDLDSSFQTDVTLDSSCSGYKPEPVLQDGRTRTTKQLNTEAAAHRASHLFQKEKDCLGLGLGIGVGVGVIESAKRSSVFASNTTTDSCCAAEAALLKRPTTITEGGSGPPGSGGGATETGCGVYVIDDHYRHDASLAATLATEV, encoded by the exons ATGGTGTACGAGTACCGAGTGACCTGCGTGGCCCATTACTACGGGAAGGGCTGCGAGAACTTGTGCAGGCCGAGGGACGACAACTTCGGTCATTACAGCTGTAGTCCGACCGGTCAACGCGTCTGTCTATCTGGATGGAAGGGTGACTACTGCAACACCG CCCGCTGCCTGCCCGGATGCGACGAGCAGCACGGACACTGCAATCGACCCGACGAATGCAT ATGCCACAACGGCTGGAAGGGAGCGTACTGCGACCAGTGCGTGAGATATCCAGGCTGCCTTCATGGTAGTTGCCAAAAACCCTGGGAGTGCCTGTGCGACGAAGGCTGGGGCGGGCTGTTCTGCAACCAGGACCTGAACTATTGCACGAATCACAAGCCCTGCATGAACGGCGGCACCTGCTTTAACACCGGCCAGGGTTCGTACACCTGCTCGTGCGCGCCAGGCTTCACCGGCACTGACTGCCAGACGCCGCTTTTGGACTGTCACTCGAAACCCTGTCTGAACGGTGGTTCCTGCAACATGGAGCCATCCTACAGCAATTCTAGCCTCGCCACTGGCATCGGTGTCCCTAAAACGTCCGTGGACGCATCATCATCGAGACAACATCATCGTGCTGCTTATCGTTGCACCTGTCCGCCCGGTTGGCGCGGTCGACACTGCGAGATCACCTCAAGATCCTGTCGAGATTCGCCCTGCCATCATGGAGCCACCTGCGAGGACGACTCTCTTCGCGGCTACGTGTGCCGTTGCATGGCAGGTTACACGGGGAACGATTGCGAGTCCCATCTCGTCGAGTGTTCCCCGAATCCGTGCGCGAACGGTGCCACCTGTACGGACATCGTGAACCCCTTTGGCTACCGGTGTTCCTGTCCTGCGGGCTTCACCGGCGAACGCTGCGAGACCAACATCGACGACTGCCAAGGTGATCCCTGTCTGAACGGTGGAACTTGCATGGATCTGATCAATCAGTTTCGTTGCCAGTGCGTGCCCGGTTACGTAGGTAGACTCTGCCAGGACAAGGTGGATTACTGTTTGGCTAAACCGTGCGCGAACGGGGGTCGGTGTATCTCGGGGACGAACGATTACCGGTGCGCGTGCCGACCCGGTTTCACGGGGAAGGACTGTAGCGTGGACGTGGACGAGTGCAGGAGTGCACCGTGTAGAAACGGTGGGACTTGTCTGAACCGAGTGAACGGATTTCTCTGCGAGTGCCCCGAGGGTTGGCACGGTAACACTTGCGCGGAAGAGGTAGGAAGCGGAACGGCTATCCTGCCGGCAGCAGCCGTGGCTGCCAGCTCTCCGTCGAACACGGCGGCTGCTGTCCCCGCGGTACCACCCTCGGGGGCCAGCTATTGGTCGGGAAATTTGTCGAAGCACGTAGCATCCGCGGAACCCAGAGACGCGGGCTTGACCACCGAACACGTGGTGGTGATAGCCACTCTCTCGACAGCTGTACCGGCGTTCGTTTTGGTCGCGGCCGTCGCCGTGATGTGCATGAAGAGGCGACAGAAGAGGGAACAGGCAAAGGCCGACGAAGAGGCAAGGCTGCAGAACGAACGGAACGCTGTGCACAGCAGCATGAGCAAAAGAAGCGGCGGTGTGATGGGAGGTGTTGGCGGAGGCGCTGGGGTTGGCCCGACCGGAGGCGGCGGAGTCGGAATCGGTAGCGTCGGTCTACTCGGCGGAGGTGGAAGCGGTATGATCAGCGGCGGTGGCGGTGGCAGCGTGTGCACCCTGGGCACCGGGGATGCTCACATGATAAAGAACACATGGACGGCGAACAAGAGCGTGAACAACGCCGCGTCCGCCAGACAGGACGACCTCGACTCCTCGTTTCAAACGGACGTCACGCTGGATAGCTCTTGCTCGGGTTACAAGCCAGAACCGGTGCTGCAGGACGGTCGAACGCGGACAACGAAGCAACTGAACACGGAGGCGGCGGCGCATAGGGCGTCCCATCTCTTCCAGAAGGAGAAGGATTGCCTCGGTCTTGGTCTCGGGATAGGCGTCGGTGTCGGCGTCATTGAGAGTGCCAAGAGGTCGTCCGTGTTCGCGAGTAACACGACGACGGACAGTTGTTGCGCGGCGGAAGCAGCGTTGCTTAAGAGGCCGACCACTATCACGGAGGGTGGCAGTGGTCCACCGGGTAGCGGTGGGGGCGCCACCGAGACCGGCTGTGGGGTTTACGTGATAGACGATCATTACAGGCACGACGCGTCGTTGGCGGCTACGCTCGCGACGGAAGTGTAG